The Benincasa hispida cultivar B227 chromosome 9, ASM972705v1, whole genome shotgun sequence genome has a segment encoding these proteins:
- the LOC120085113 gene encoding auxin-responsive protein IAA6-like has protein sequence MVRCPELLDLISRDREWDLTRNGVGSSVSENNKLELRLGLPGEVGLAEGSSCLNSNHENGEFPLSSAKPFPSCLNIRSNKRALYEKAEGITGDGNWLDRNDEFQPHKLIFYEKTAEKVSPPTPCLSASLPSSAFQREAQKLSQPAQSSYLKQFFMPQKLDLVSEEPLKPCSLKTAELKSCLNSGSVPAESSEPKHHDKRASVAAAVGWPPIRSFRKNFAAPRSSKPNSLELSKETVQDENGSKLSDCSKGQMFVKVCMDGVPIGRKLNLQAYNSYDQLSAGIDELFHCLLAAQRNYLATEDGRKMEETTSVSDSKHKNGLYTLVYYDNEGDRMLVGDVPWNMFVSTVKRLRVLKSSVVATEMK, from the exons ATGGTCAGATGTCCTGAGCTTCTTGACTTGATCTCCAGGGACAGGGAATGGGACTTGACTAGAAACGGTGTTGGAAGTTCTGTTAGTGAGAACAATAAACTTGAACTGAGACTTGGATTGCCAGGAGAAGTGGGGCTTGCAGAGGGAAGTAGCTGCTTGAATAGTAACCATGAAAATGGTGAATTCCCTCTCTCTTCGGCTAAACCATTTCCTTCTTGTTTGAACATTAGAAGCAACAAAAGGGCCCTTTATGAGAAAGCTGAAGGAATAACCGGAGATGGAAATTGGTTGGATAGAAATGATGAATTCCAACCCCACAAGCTGATTTTCTATGAGAAAACAGCTGAGAAGGTGTCTCCTCCCACTCCCTGTCTTAGTGCTTCCTTACCATCTTCAGCTTTTCAGAGGGAAGCTCAGAAGTTATCTCAACCAGCACAATCTTCATATTTGAAACAGTTTTTTATGCCTCAGAAATTGGACTTGGTGTCAGAGGAGCCATTAAAGCCATGCAGTTTGAAAACAGCTGAGTTGAAATCATGTCTCAACAGTGGTTCAGTTCCTGCAGAATCATCTGAACCTAAACACCATGACAAAAG GGCTTCAGTTGCAGCAGCCGTTGGTTGGCCCCCCATCCGTTCTTTCAGGAAGAACTTTGCTGCTCCCCGCTCTTCAAAGCCTAACTCTCTGGAGTTGTCAAAAGAAACTGTGCAGGATGAGAATGGCTCAAAATTATCTGACTGTTCCAAGGGACAAATGTTTGTGAAAGTTTGTATGGATGGGGTTCCCATTGGAAGAAAACTGAATCTCCAAGCCTATAATAGTTATGATCAACTGTCTGCTGGCATAGACGAACTCTTCCACTGTCTTCTTGCAG CACAGAGAAACTACCTAGCAACTGAAGATGGGAGAAAGATGGAGGAAACAACTTCAGTATCTGATTCCAAACACAAAAATGGGCTGTACACTCTAGTTTACTATGATAATGAAGGGGACAGGATGCTTGTTGGTGATGTCCCATGGAA CATGTTTGTTTCCACTGTGAAGAGGCTACGTGTATTGAAGAGCTCTGTTGTTGCCACTGAAATGAAGTGA
- the LOC120087072 gene encoding endoribonuclease YBEY, chloroplastic encodes MLLRASSLLRASHFPFSSGIHMALAAHLPLYPNCKTSTSWRSSSHLVSVGQANGYDRISAKITFSQFVRSFYVLSGTYNKVQRPCGRIFCGQREYRKLRRQVPKSKIKELELNVSICIEEELPDDPEILSIAEMLRLNVPKALKLALNNLKDSEYKTRDSSINDVGLFDSVELSVLLCNDEFICKLNKEWRDEDHATDVLSMSQHVPELKLPILMLGDIVISVETAARQAEERGHTLLDEIRILLVHGLLHLVGFDHEISEEAEVEMEKEEELLLKNLEWKGKGLIQSAIDAETNSNSAAVVSDDRKKEGSLRFYRPRFSYIFCDMDGTLLNSKSQITPTTAKALKAVLSRGVKVVIATGKARPAVISILEKAGLAGKDGAVSEFSPGVFLQGLLVYGRQGKEIYRRNLDQDVCREACLYSLEEKVPLIAFGEGRCLTLFDHPLTDALHTIYHEPKAEVMSSVENLLAAAEIQKLLFLDTAEGVSRVLRPYWSEASGEHASVVQAVPDMLEIVPRGTSKGSGVKMLLDHLGVSAEEVMAIGDGENDIEMLELASLGIALSNGSEKTKAVANLIGPSNDEDGVADVIYRYAF; translated from the exons ATGCTTCTCCGAGCGTCCTCTCTTCTTCGCGCTTCCCACTTTCCATTCTCCTCTGGGATTCACATGGCGCTAGCTGCTCATCTCCCTTTATATCCCAACTGTAAAACTTCCACTTCTTGGCGATCTTCTTCCCATTTGGTTTCTGTTGGTCAAGCGAATGGTTATGACCGCATTTCGGCTAAAATAACTTTTTCACAATTTGTTCGGAGTTTCTACGTTTTATCGGGAACTTACAATAAGGTACAGAGGCCTTGTGGAAGGATTTTTTGTGGGCAAAGAGAGTATCGAAAGCTGAGGAGACAAGTCCCGAAGAGTAAGATTAAGGAATTAGAGCTCAACGTCAGTATATGTATTGAAGAAGAGTTGCCGGACGACCCAGAAATTTTG AGTATTGCAGAAATGCTTCGTTTGAATGTTCCTAAGGCTCTGAAGTTAGCTCTCAACAATTTAAAGGATTCAGAATATAAAACTCGAGATAGTTCAATAAATGATGTTGGTTTATTTGATAGTGTCGAGTTGTCCGTGCTACTTTGTAACGACGAGTTTATTTGTAAACTTAACAAAGAATGGAGGGATGAGGATCATGCCACTGATGTCTTGTCCATGTCACAGCATGTCCCCGAATTGAAGCTTCCAATT CTTATGTTAGGTGATATTGTCATTTCTGTTGAGACTGCTGCGAGGCAGGCGGAGGAAAGGGGGCACACACTCCTTGATGAAATTCGGATACTCCTG GTGCATGGATTGTTGCATCTTGTGGGATTTGATCATGAGATTAGTGAAGAGGCTGAAGTAGAAATGGAAAAGGAGGAGGAACTACTTTTGAAGAATTTAGAATGGAAAGGGAAAGGGCTAATTCAGAGTGCAATTGATGCTGAAACCAATTCAAACTCAGCTGCAGTTGTCTCAGATG ACAGGAAAAAAGAAGGTAGTCTTCGATTTTACCGCCCAAGGTTCAGCTACATTTTTTGTGATATGGATG GTACATTGCTCAACAGTAAAAGTCAAATCACTCCAACAACTGCCAAGGCTCTGAAGGCTGTCTTGTCAAGGGGTGTTAAAGTTGTAATAGCCACTGGAAAG GCCCGCCCAGCAGTAATTAGCATTTTGGAGAAGGCAGGTTTAGCTGGAAAAGATGGTGCCGTGTCTGAATTTTCTCCTGGAGTTTTCTTACAG GGATTACTCGTTTATGGTAGACAAGGCAAAGAAATTTATAGGAGGAACTTAGACCAAGATGTCTGCAGAGAG GCATGCCTTTATTCTTTAGAGGAGAAAGTTCCTCTGATTGCATTTGGTGAAGGTCGTTGCTTAACTCTATTTGATCATCCACTTACTGATGCATTGCACACTATATACCATGAGCCCAAG GCAGAGGTCATGTCTTCGGTTGAGAATCTTTTGGCTGCAGCTGAAATACAG AAACTTCTTTTCTTGGACACCGCCGAGGGAGTTTCACGTGTCCTACGACCATACTGGTCAGAAGCATCAGGGGAACATGCCTCGGTTGTTCAAGCTGTACCAGATATGCTTGAGATTGTCCCCCGTGGAACCTCAAAAGGTAGTGGAGTAAAAATGCTGCTCGATCATTTGGGAGTCTCTGCTGAGGAG GTAATGGCAATTGGAGATGGGGAAAATGACATTGAGATGCTCGAGTTGGCATCTCTTGGGATTGCTTTGAGCAATGGATCAGAGAAAACAAAAGCTGTTGCTAACTTAATTGGTCCCAGCAATGATGAAGACGGTGTAGCCGATGTCATATACCGATATGCATTCTAA
- the LOC120086470 gene encoding profilin-like isoform X2: MSWQPYVDEHLMMCDTEGNRLSAAAIIGQNGTVWAQSSNFPQLKPEELTAIMNDFAQPGSLAPTGLFLGGTKYMVIQGEPGAVIRGKKGAGGITIKKTNLGLIIGIYDEPVTPGQCNMIVERLGDYLIEQGL; this comes from the exons atgtcGTGGCAACCGTACGTGGATGAGCACTTGATGATGTGCGACACTGAAGGCAACCGTCTCTCTGCTGCTGCGATCATTGGCCAAAACGGCACTGTTTGGGCTCAGAGCTCCAATTTTCCTCAG TTGAAGCCAGAAGAGTTAACAGCCATTATGAATGATTTTGCACAACCTGGATCACTTGCGCCAACTGGTTTGTTCCTTGGTGGCACTAAGTACATGGTCATTCAAGGTGAACCGGGTGCTGTCATAAGAGGAAAAAAG GGTGCTGGCGGGATTACTATTAAGAAGACTAATCTGGGTTTGATCATCGGTATTTATGATGAGCCTGTAACTcctggtcagtgcaacatgatTGTCGAAAGGCTAGGCGATTACTTGATTGAGCAGGGACTGTAA
- the LOC120087337 gene encoding pentatricopeptide repeat-containing protein At5g48910-like, translated as MRQLYEIQAQVLASPIPSIDPNLIAVKSIGVSSSHGNLRHSVLIFNHYLTSPNIFAYNALLKAFAQHNAWHSTISYFNHLLVLPDAPNPDEYTFTSVLKACAGLAQVLEGQQVHCFVTKYGCESNLFVSNSLVDLYFKVGYNCIAQKLFDEMVVKDVVSWNTLISGYCFSGMVDKARMVFNGMMEKNLVSWSSMISGYARMGNLEEARHLFDNMPKRNVVSWNAMIAGYAQNEKYADAIELFRQMQHEGSLAPNSVTLVSVLSACAHLGALDLGKWVHEFIKRSKMEVGLFLGNALADMYAKCGCILEAKGVFHEMQERDVISWSIIIMGLAMYGYANEAFNCFAEMIEDGLKPNDISFMGLLTACTHAGLVDKGLEYFDMMAQVYGITPKVEHYGCVVDLLSRAGRLDQAESLIISMPMQPNVIVWGALLGGCQIYKDAERGERVVQHILELDSNHSGSLVYLANVCASMGRLDDAANCRLRMRDKKSMKTPACSWIEINNSVYEFFMGDLSHPQSARIYSMIRELKWKMKLAGYKPKTDLVIHNIDEEEKEDALSIHSEKLALAFGLINTSEGTTIRIVKNLRVCNDCHDAIKVISKIVEREIVVRDRSRFHHFKNGKCSCNDYW; from the coding sequence ATGCGTCAGCTCTACGAAATCCAAGCCCAAGTTCTTGCCTCTCCAATCCCCTCAATCGATCCCAATCTCATTGCCGTCAAGTCCATCGGCGTTTCCTCCTCCCATGGCAACCTCCGCCATTCTGTTCTCATCTTCAATCACTATCTTACTTCTCCAAACATTTTTGCCTACAATGCTCTTCTCAAAGCCTTTGCTCAACACAATGCTTGGCACAGTACAATTTCTTACTTCAATCACCTGTTGGTATTGCCTGATGCTCCAAACCCAGATGAGTACACCTTCACTTCTGTGCTCAAGGCCTGCGCTGGCCTTGCCCAGGTGCTCGAAGGCCAACAAGTCCACTGTTTTGTCACTAAATATGGCTGCGAATCAAACCTGTTTGTTAGCAATTCACTGGTAGATTTGTATTTTAAGGTGGGTTACAATTGTATTGCACAGAAGCTGTTTGATGAAATGGTTGTGAAAGATGTTGTTTCATGGAACACTTTGATTTCAGGATATTGTTTTAGTGGGATGGTGGACAAAGCTCGGATGGTATTTAATGGGATGATGGAGAAAAACTTGGTGTCCTGGTCGTCAATGATCAGTGGCTATGCAAGGATGGGAAATTTAGAAGAAGCACGTCATCTATTTGATAATATGCCCAAAAGGAATGTGGTTTCTTGGAATGCGATGATTGCTGGATATGCACAGAATGAGAAGTATGCAGATGCTATCGAGTTGTTCAGGCAAATGCAGCATGAAGGCAGCTTAGCGCCAAACAGTGTTACGCTTGTTAGCGTGCTTTCAGCTTGTGCACATCTTGGTGCACTTGATCTAGGGAAGTGGGTTCATGAGTTTATAAAACGAAGCAAGATGGAAGTAGGTCTGTTTCTAGGGAATGCTTTGGCAGACATGTATGCTAAGTGTGGATGCATATTGGAGGCCAAGGGGGTGTTTCATGAAATGCAGGAGAGAGATGTAATCTCATGGAGTATAATAATCATGGGGTTGGCCATGTATGGATATGCAAATGAAGCATTCAACTGCTTTGCTGAAATGATTGAAGATGGTTTAAAGCCAAATGATATTTCCTTTATGGGCTTATTAACAGCCTGCACTCATGCTGGATTGGTTGACAAGGGGCTGGAGTATTTTGACATGATGGCTCAAGTCTATGGTATTACTCCCAAGGTTGAGCATTATGGGTGtgttgttgatcttcttagtcGAGCAGGGCGTCTCGATCAAGCTGAGTCGTTGATTATCTCCATGCCTATGCAACCTAATGTAATAGTTTGGGGTGCACTACTTGGTGGTTGTCAGATATACAAAGATGCAGAACGAGGAGAACGTGTTGTTCAGCACATACTTGAACTAGACTCCAACCATTCTGGAAGTCTTGTTTATCTAGCTAATGTTTGTGCTTCAATGGGCAGGCTGGACGATGCAGCTAATTGTAGGTTGCGAATGCGAGACAAGAAGTCGATGAAGACACCGGCCTGCAGTTGGATTGAGATCAACAACTCCGTATATGAATTTTTCATGGGGGACCTTTCTCATCCTCAGTCTGCAAGAATATACTCAATGATTAGAGAATTGAAGTGGAAGATGAAATTAGCAGGATATAAACCAAAGACAGATCTTGTGATCCATAATATAgatgaagaagagaaggagGATGCACTTTCTATTCATAGCGAGAAGCTTGCACTTGCATTTGGGCTTATCAATACCAGTGAAGGAACTACAATCAGAATAGTTAAAAACTTGAGAGTTTGCAACGACTGTCATGATGCAATAAAAGTAATCTCGAAAATTGTTGAGCGAGAGATTGTAGTGAGAGATAGAAGTCGTTTTCACCAtttcaaaaatggaaaatgttcTTGTAATGATTACTGGTAA
- the LOC120086470 gene encoding profilin-2-like isoform X1 produces the protein MSWQPYVDEHLMMCDTEGNRLSAAAIIGQNGTVWAQSSNFPQLKPEELTAIMNDFAQPGSLAPTGLFLGGTKYMVIQGEPGAVIRGKKIE, from the exons atgtcGTGGCAACCGTACGTGGATGAGCACTTGATGATGTGCGACACTGAAGGCAACCGTCTCTCTGCTGCTGCGATCATTGGCCAAAACGGCACTGTTTGGGCTCAGAGCTCCAATTTTCCTCAG TTGAAGCCAGAAGAGTTAACAGCCATTATGAATGATTTTGCACAACCTGGATCACTTGCGCCAACTGGTTTGTTCCTTGGTGGCACTAAGTACATGGTCATTCAAGGTGAACCGGGTGCTGTCATAAGAGGAAAAAAG ATTGAATGA